A stretch of Miscanthus floridulus cultivar M001 chromosome 13, ASM1932011v1, whole genome shotgun sequence DNA encodes these proteins:
- the LOC136502174 gene encoding probable carboxylesterase 18 — translation MGCSTSRYRTPRRTPSLPWKVRVMLAALPVAYCLHGCIRRPVEFFHDLLMKTGATPSSDASEVRSADITVDASRGLWIRMFSPSAAAIADDDAPLPVFVYFHGGGFVLGSPSSRPYDAFCRRLCHEIRAVIVSVNYRHAPQHRFPTAYDDGVAALRYLDETPLPLPTDLVPVPAVDVSS, via the coding sequence ATGGGCTGCTCCACCTCCAGATACAGGACCCCCCGCCGCACGCCGTCCCTGCCGTGGAAGGTGCGCGTCATGCTAGCCGCCCTCCCGGTAGCATACTGCCTGCACGGCTGTATCCGGCGTCCCGTTGAGTTCTTCCACGATCTTCTCATGAAGACGGGCGCCACGCCCAGCTCGGATGCCTCGGAAGTCCGATCCGCCGACATCACAGTTGACGCCTCCCGCGGCCTCTGGATACGCATGTTCAGCCCCTCGGCGGCGGCGATCGCTGACGACGACGCCCCGCTCCCCGTCTTTGTCTACTTCCACGGCGGCGGGTTCGTGCTGGGCTCCCCATCGTCTCGCCCCTACGACGCCTTCTGCCGCCGTCTCTGTCACGAGATCCGGGCGGTCATCGTGTCCGTGAACTATCGCCACGCCCCCCAGCATCGTTTTCCGACAGCATATGACGATGGCGTCGCCGCGCTCCGCTACCTCGACGAGACCCCCCTGCCGCTGCCGACCGACCTCGTACCGGTCCCCGCCGTCGACGTCTCTAGTTGA